The stretch of DNA cccagggacgggtatgcttacagtcccgattggattgggtcagatttgacattttctatagttggttagtgtagagcatgatagtgtagtgataaatagcggtagattttattcctgtATTTACTACTATCCTGTCTCCCTTCTGTAGATTtcgtgggtggaccgatgttgtttagggccgcacccactgaggactacttgtttttacagtagttctcacgccaagttgttacccctgttttgcagagccacaggtttcggctgctgcgccttccgcggatcaggatcgaggcaagggcgtcgcgagttagagccctacccgacgagctgAGCTAGAGGCACTCCTACTGCAGGTAGACGTTTTGTTTCaagtttatgtacatagcatacttaactcgccagtgcgagtagctctgtattttggatttgggctatgtatatgaaacttaGTTTGTTTAGTATTTGTCTActcgagcagctctatactactgtttgtagtattgtatgctTACAGGTACTGTTGTCGcatcgtatacaggaaaaatttctttgtatacggcggatttgtcggcgtgcctggggaacgagacatccggggcgtgatagtctaaacaccccaatagtcccatatcagGTAGGAATAGAGTTGTGACTGAGTATATAAGAGACcataaacaataataattaataattggaAAAACTTCNTAACATGTTTGTAATTGCATAAATGTTTGTCTTAAACTCTATTCGTGGTTTCAACCAAaagtttataatattaataacttCATTTGTATCTCCCTTCTAATCCGTAATTACATAAATGTTTGTCTTAAATTATCAATATTAAACATATCGCTACAATTTAAGGAAAATATCAAAAAACGTAGTGAAAACTATCcttaaaatttaccaaaatttcaCTTTAATTACGTACCCTTTATctattattcataaatttttaactaaatttagtATCTTTactaactttaaaatattataaattcagTTGAATATATACAAGATTGATACTAATTcatcaaaacaaattaaactaCGTAAAAACTTGACAAAAAATATCAGTTTAATTTAACCAAAGTAAACTAAAGAATTTAGTCCCTTAATAAAAgtgcatattatatattagtttttAGTTTACCATTTCTATTTAAGAATAACATGAGGACTGAACAATATATTATTCATAATTAGGGCAACAAAACTTGCAGGGACCAACCTGCAATATCAAAACAGTACAGGGACTATCCCatacttttttctctttagCACAGTCAAGTCAATATGACAGAGACCTTTCAGTTAATGAGTCAAACAATTAAACAGCACAAAGACTTAATTAGGTCAAGTAAACTTGTACATTTtccattttatttatgaaatttaataagTGCATAAAATTATATAAGTGTCCTTTTTCTAAATTCGTTGTTTTTCATAAAATAGATGAACTGTGTGATTGAAATGTGAGATGAGATTCACGATGAGTCACTAATCATTTCTTTTACTACTGAAAAAGCGGATCCTCTTTCAGAAGTTCGTGAAGTACATGGTAGCAAAGCATTACTAAAAGAATGGGTTAGTTTCATATAGTTCCtgcaaacaaaataattacaaatatatttttataaagttcaatttttatatgttgtttttttaaaaaattttaatattttcaaatatatccgtCTGGTTTATTACTGTTAAAccactgtttattttataactgaaatgacctttttgccatcatagatatgtccctctaaaaatttcaactgttaattaaaaataggtaaaaaggtcaattcacctcattgATTAATTAGGATTATAAGTATTTTACAtatagttaactaattttttctaacaaatCTTAACGGTTAGGATATATCTGAAGATATTAGGTCTTTTGCAGggaattgtataaaattaacctctAAAAGAATCAGCGATTAAGTGCGTGCTTGTTTTGCCGACAGTGTTGTTTAGATTGAAATAGATTTTAAGTCGAACCGGAGTttaagtgaaatttttttttctattatttatttccATTAGTGTGTAGTTGAAGTTTTTTGAggtttattatttgtttgccaGAAAGTCAATGACacaaaagttgaaatttttaactttttacatTTGTTTCACCTAAAACTATTCAATTCgcacatattaatatcaaaggGGGGAAACAAGTTTTCcacattaattttattatttttttctctcttttttttgtttttgatttcaACCCGTGGTAAGGCAAAGTCAATTATATTATTTGGGAGAGTTTGAATTACAACCGAATTCATATTGCAACGAGGCAAACCTTGAAGGTGGGTATTTATGATCGAAAATCACTTCATTCCTCTCCACTTTCGGCGAAGCAGACACACTGttaatttatttctttgctACAAAAATTTGGTGCTCTGGGGaattaggaaaagaaaaaaaataatactatatatgtaaTCAAACTTCAGGGTCTATAAAAATGTAATTCAGCGCTAGTTAATTACTATGAATTCCATATTCAAATGGGTTCAGATACATAACCTTAATTTAGCCGTTTTGTAAAACAGTCCCTTGAACTTTCAATTCTCTCAATCACATaccttttataattttatgaattACTTATCTCTACAAAcctaattaacatattttattcAATTCATATTACTCCGCAAAttcataattaacttaaattttatactgaAAAAATCATAAAGTGACTTGAATCACCAAATTGAAAGGTCACATactgaaaatcaaaattttgataagttAGGTATTCGATTGAAAATGGGATATAGTTCAAGCAAGTTttgtaaacttttatttttattttgttttcaggaaaataatttaaaagttgaatatgATACTTCATGttttaaacattaatttttaaCACTTCTTATATAAACTTCTTGATCGGCGAAATGAATAAGATGCCCCgaacaaataatttttacaccCAACAAGGTTTGTACGTTAAATGTATATGACAAAATTAAGAATCGTGCATGAGTTTTGAAAATACTGGTGTAAAAGAAAAGCACTCAAAACAACAAGTCCAATACTTACCAGTATGGGAAACTCCAATTAAGCACCCTATAATATAGCATATTTGTAACTCACTACCGCATAGTTTATATAATGTAGTATTTTCCTTAAGATGGCACTAAAAAGGTGGCAAAATGTTACATTTTACTACGCTATAGTTTAGGACACTCTTTTTAAAAGCAAGTCCTCATAGGAACTAAACTAAAAACAACCCACACAAAAGGTGCTTCTTTCTAAACTACAATATAGACCAAAAATATTCTACACCACGTACGGAAGGGCATTTTTAAGTTTTCCctctaaatattcaaaaattttgaaataccaTGTAATTTATTTCTCATAATTAATGCTACTATTGCAATGAAATTATACAAAACAGAAGTGAAATACTAAAAAGACCAACCACACCTTACATTAATAAAGATGCTACTCTTCCAACTACCTCATCTCCTATATCTTTGTCTTGGTCTAGCCAAAGTTACTTTAGTTACAATACAAAGCTGGTCACATACAATATCAATCATAGAGAAATAAGCATTCCTCCAAGCATTATTGAGCAACAAAACCCCACAAAAAACTGCTAAACCGAATAGATATCCCAGTACAACACCAAAGTATATCCATAGCCACTCAAACTTATCCTTAGGGCCTTCATTATCCtcataatttatttcatttgcaGAACAATTTCTCGTACTCGGTGGCCCGCAGAGATATGGATTGCCGATGTAAATGAATGGATCGTCAAGGGTCTGCAACTGATTTCCTGTTGGAATTACTCCCGAGAGATTATTATACGACAAATTTAAGTGGCTCAGAAAAGTCAGTGCCGAAAGACTTTGAGGAATATCACCGAAAAGCTTATTCATTGCAAGGTCTAGAGATTCCAGTGATTGCATTTCACCGATTTTTTCTGGAATATGTCCAATCAAATTATTCCtagataagtttaaatattGTAGTGTATGCAGATCAGTAATCTCATCCGGGATCTCCCCACTTAGATTGTTGTCTGAAAGATCTATGCTTTCAAATAGATAGAGTATCTTCCAAATTGGAAGCTCCTCTCCCTTAATATCCAAGGATATACTAACTGAATAATATACACTGATATTATTAATTCTATCTGTTCTGCCTTGTTTTAAAGCTTTCCAGCTGAAATTGCCGAAGGATCGTGGTAATGGTCCTGATAAGTTATTCCTAGAAAGATCCAAAACTTGGAGAGAGCCAAGTTGTGCAATTTGCTCCGGAATGCCGCCAGAAAACATATTTGAACGTAACTGAAGAACCATAAGAAGAGTTAAACTTTCCCCGATCCAAAATGGTATTGTTCCAGAAAACTTATTATATCCGAGATCAAGGATAACCAAACCTGTGCAATTTTGCAACGAAGGAAATTCTCCAGAGAAACCattactattaaattttagcAGCGAAATATATTTCGACGAGCAAAGGGAGTCAGGGATCCTCCCAACAAGATTATTTGTTGACACATCTATAACAGAAAGGTACTCTTGTGACTTCCCGATACATTCAGGAATTTCTCCTGACAAGTTGTTGTTTGATAGATCGAGAACTCCCAAAAAAGTTGATTCACATAGAGCAGATGGTATACGACCACCAATGTCATTATTTGACAAGAATAAGTATTCTATCTGTGGCAATACAATGTTTGGAAGTACTCCAGTGAAAAAATTATTGGAGAGATCAATGATTAGAAGATTATGTGGTAGAGATGGTAGCGGGCCTTCAAATTGATTTGAGCTCAAATTCAAGTACCATAGCTTTGTAGAGCCCATCAATAATGGCAATCTCCCTTTGATTTGGTTTTCGGAAAGATGTACATAAGAAATAAAATGAGACATATTTCAAAACCAGCTAGGAAGAGTATCTGCAATTTTGCTTTTTGACAAATCCAGCCCTTCAAGTTGCGATTGACTTTTGAGCCATGCTGGAAAATTGGGACCCAGTTGGCAGGAGGCTAGAAAAATCTCTTTAAGTTGGAAAGGAGGAACCCAATCATCGTGAACTCGCACAGTGAGAGCATTCAATGACAAGTCTAAGTATTGTATTTTTCTTAGATAAGAAAGTTCGACATCAGATACGACACCCTCCAATgaattattatatagatatagataaattaaatttggaagTTTCCAAACTCCTGCAGGAATTGAACCACTGAGCAAGTTTGAACCGAGATTTATGTCTGTGAGGCTATTCATTTGTTCGAGCCATCCTGATAAATTCCCTCCGAGGTTATTGTCATTGAGATATAAAGTCTGTAAATTGTTGCGCACACATCGTGGTAGCATCTCAACCCATTCCATGATTTCCCCACCAATATTGAAACTTGACAAATCTAGTGAACGCAAGTTGCATAAATATCTTAATGCTTTCGGATTCATACCTTTAAAACCATTATATCCTAGGAAAAGATTATTAAGAGTGCTCAAACGTAGAAACTCATCAGAAATAACACCATGAAACTCATTGGAGCTTAAGTCAAGATAAGTGATGCTTGTAAGATTCCGCAGCCATGGAGGTAAGGTGGAGTTTATGGAGTTACCTCCAAGATCAAGCACATTGAGAGTTGTAAGATTGAAATGTGACAGAGATGTAGAAATGCCAGGAAGTGAACAGTCAGCCAAATGTAACACTTTCAACGAAGGAAGCATATTTACAGCATGCAACCAACCTGTAGAAGTATTCATATTCACAATGCTCAAATCAAGATATTTCAAGGAAGATAAACGAGTGAGCCACAATATGTCATCTATTCGAAGATTCCTCGGATAAAtgaattcagaatttaaatcAAGGTAGTGAAGTTTCGAGAGATTTCCGATTTGAGGAGGTATTGTTCCACTGGAATACGAATTAGCGAGGTTGAGATATCTCAAGTTTTTGAGTGAACCCAAGAATGTTGGGATGCTGGTTCCACTGAAATTGTTCATGCTGACATCTAAGTGCTCTAAATTGGTTAAAAGAAGCAAAGATGGATTGATCTCACCGCTCAAACATGGGCATTCCTCGATGAATATATAACACGAGTTTCTGTTTCGGAGGTTGAGTTTCACAACATGGCCCGTGGCATTGCTACAGGCGACTCCCCTCCATTTACAGCAATCTTCGCCTTCCCACGAAGACAAGAAATTCTGAGGATCGACCAAGCCGGACTTAAACGTGAGGAGTGCGTTCCTCTCTACCTCCATGCAACCGCTCGCCACAACGGCGTCGACGGTTAAAATCCACAGCAAGGAGGAGGAAAGAATAAGATTAGCCATGACGCAGGTCGTTGAGAAAATACACAACATCATAATTAATAAGGGAATTGATCATATGGAGTATTCTATGGAGAAGGCCACCTATTtgagccatatatatatatatataaatgttatGCATGGTAAGCTATCGCAATTCACATCAAAGTTACGTTCCATTATTGTATGGAGTCATAATTCTCCTGTAGGTCCTACAAAGAAAATTAAGCTACAGTTGTGTGATTTTCATGGTCATACAAATTAATGGCCTGATTAGGATTGCATTGAGCTTTgacttgaaaattaattttgctagaagctaattaattttttagattaaaacTGATTCAGAATGAAGTAGTCTTAATTATTACGAATATATAGCATTAATTTGGCCACAAAGTACCAAAAGCTGTTGTacaatatatttaaaagtgaTTCATAACACGTTTGgtaattacaaattaaaaagttgttttaaatcaccaaatgacaaaaagttataaatgtcaaatatttatttttatataatttttttaactaaaattgtAAGTATATGAGTTTAATACGCATAGTTCATGATTGATGATAAATctagttaaaatattaaatatattattaatacagtaaaatttaattagtaagtaataattataaattcaagtGAAAACTACAAACCTCTCTAAACCATTGAGGATTTTGAGATTCATACCtaaggttttaaaattttgattttattatctaacttcatattttttatgatttcgagaaaaaaaaagaaagaatactaGAATTGAGTACTCTACAGTAAAAGAGGATTAGAGAATATTCCCAAAAACTAAGAATATTCtgttatactataaaaattctCAGCAGAACAAATCAAAGTTACTATTAGATTtcgtataaatttaaattacatacattttaaaattagatagcTTAAATAAAAATGTCCAAAGTTTAAGTCTTTTTNNNNNNNNNNNNNNNNNNNNNNNNNatgagatatttgctagtttaacggtgaaaaagaatcagaataggttgaatttttgatagaaaattttattcactatctaaataaagatcaataactccgatcttaaattgaaggatccgttcatccatttttaggatgtcgttcgatttcaatcgttcattttatgtccgcttgatggactttacaatgatttcgaaaaattacgaaatttattttctaaaagtttcaaatattctagatcatgtttaacggtgtggatcgtcgattcgaaaactccaacatcgaaaacaacttatgagtacaaagggttctttactcataagagtatagtagccctactctaattattggaaaaacttcaaaaaccccctctgtggtttcacactttttcattttagtaccctgtggtttaaagcgtatcaagttagtaccttgtggtttctcactttatcactttagtaccctgtggtttaaagtgtatcaagttagtaccctgtggttttgcattttatcactttagtaccatgtggttttgattttgtatcaaattagtaccttgtggttttttaaactatagggtactaaagtgataacgtgtgaaaccacagggtactaaagtgataaagtgcaaaaccacagggtactaacttgatacactttaaaccacagggtactaaagtgataaattgagaaaccacagggtactaacttgatacgctttaaaccacagggtactaaaatgaaaaagtgtgaaaccacagagggggtttttgaagtttttccaataattagagtagggctactatactcttatgagtaaagaaccctttgtactcataagttgttttcgatgttggagttttcgaatcgacgatccacaccgttaaacatgatctagaatatttgaaacttttagaaaataaatttcgtaatttttcgaaatcattgtaaagtccatcaagcggacataaaatgaacgattgaaatcgaacgacatcctaaaaatggatgaacggatccttcaatttaagatcggagttattgatctttatttagatagtgaataaaattttctatcaaaaattcaacctattctgattctttttcaccgttaaactagcaaatatctcataccgttcgttaaaaattgtcaattttgtgagcttttaatcgtaaggtaaatgatatcgaaaaattataaaatttaatttctaaaagttttaaatgc from Ananas comosus cultivar F153 linkage group 18, ASM154086v1, whole genome shotgun sequence encodes:
- the LOC109723856 gene encoding leucine-rich repeat receptor-like protein CLAVATA2, whose protein sequence is MMLCIFSTTCVMANLILSSSLLWILTVDAVVASGCMEVERNALLTFKSGLVDPQNFLSSWEGEDCCKWRGVACSNATGHVVKLNLRNRNSCYIFIEECPCLSGEINPSLLLLTNLEHLDVSMNNFSGTSIPTFLGSLKNLRYLNLANSYSSGTIPPQIGNLSKLHYLDLNSEFIYPRNLRIDDILWLTRLSSLKYLDLSIVNMNTSTGWLHAVNMLPSLKVLHLADCSLPGISTSLSHFNLTTLNVLDLGGNSINSTLPPWLRNLTSITYLDLSSNEFHGVISDEFLRLSTLNNLFLGYNGFKGMNPKALRYLCNLRSLDLSSFNIGGEIMEWVEMLPRCVRNNLQTLYLNDNNLGGNLSGWLEQMNSLTDINLGSNLLSGSIPAGVWKLPNLIYLYLYNNSLEGVVSDVELSYLRKIQYLDLSLNALTVRVHDDWVPPFQLKEIFLASCQLGPNFPAWLKSQSQLEGLDLSKSKIADTLPSWF
- the LOC109723857 gene encoding receptor-like protein 12 gives rise to the protein MSHFISYVHLSENQIKGRLPLLMGSTKLWYLNLSSNQFEGPLPSLPHNLLIIDLSNNFFTGVLPNIVLPQIEYLFLSNNDIGGRIPSALCESTFLGVLDLSNNNLSGEIPECIGKSQEYLSVIDVSTNNLVGRIPDSLCSSKYISLLKFNSNGFSGEFPSLQNCTGLVILDLGYNKFSGTIPFWIGESLTLLMVLQLRSNMFSGGIPEQIAQLGSLQVLDLSRNNLSGPLPRSFGNFSWKALKQGRTDRINNISVYYSVSISLDIKGEELPIWKILYLFESIDLSDNNLSGEIPDEITDLHTLQYLNLSRNNLIGHIPEKIGEMQSLESLDLAMNKLFGDIPQSLSALTFLSHLNLSYNNLSGVIPTGNQLQTLDDPFIYIGNPYLCGPPSTRNCSANEINYEDNEGPKDKFEWLWIYFGVVLGYLFGLAVFCGVLLLNNAWRNAYFSMIDIVCDQLCIVTKVTLARPRQRYRR